The Musa acuminata AAA Group cultivar baxijiao chromosome BXJ2-2, Cavendish_Baxijiao_AAA, whole genome shotgun sequence genome has a segment encoding these proteins:
- the LOC135606176 gene encoding uncharacterized protein LOC135606176 isoform X1, producing the protein MSAPAVEGSAAAAFRSVLSRVHQAAERSGRSPEQVRVVAVSKTKPASLLRQVYDAGHRCFGENYVQEIVEKAPQLPVDIEWHFIGNLQRNKVKSLLAGVPNLHMIESVDDVKDNFPERKVGFLQTKIANHVDRVVASLGRKPLKVLVQVNTSGEESKFGVDPSGCVNLVRHVKLGCPNLIFSGLMTIGMLDYSSTPENFKTLSNCRAEVCKELEIPEEQCELSMGMSADFEQAIEMGSTNVRIGSTIFGVRESKKKDK; encoded by the exons ATGTCTGCTCCAGCCGTGGAAGGCTCGGCCGCCGCGGCCTTCCGCTCGGTGCTCTCCCGGGTCCATCAGGCAGCCGAGCGGTCCGGCAGGTCGCCGGAGCAGGTCAGAGTGGTGGCCGTCAGCAAGACGAAGCCCGCATCCCTCCTACGTCAGGTCTACGACGCCGGCCACCGCTGCTTCGGCGAGAATTACGTCCAGGAGATCGTCGAGAAAGCCCCTCAG CTTCCTGTGGACATTGAGTGGCATTTCATTGGAAACTTGCAAAGAAACAAAGTCAAATCCCTTCTTG CTGGTGTCCCAAATCTTCATATGATTGAGAGTGTAGATGATGTAAAG GACAACTTTCCTGAGAGGAAGGTTGGTTTTCTCCAAACCAAG ATTGCTAATCATGTTGATCGTGTGGTTGCTAGCTTGGGAAGGAAGCCTCTGAAGGTGTTGGTGCAAGTGAATACTAGTGGAGAAGAAT CAAAATTTGGTGTTGATCCATCAGGCTGTGTCAATCTCGTGAGGCACGTGAAACTTGGGTGCCCAAATCTCATTTTCTCTGGTCTAATGACTATTGGCATGTTGGACTATTCGTCTACTCCAGAAAACTTTAAG ACACTATCAAATTGCagggctgaggtgtgtaaggagctcGAAATACCAGAGGAGCAGTGTGAGCTGTCCATGGGGATGTCTGCTGACTTCGAGCAAGCT ATTGAAATGGGCAGCACAAATGTTCGGATTGGGTCAACAATATTTGGAGTGAGAGAGTCCAAAAAGAAGGATAAATAA
- the LOC135606176 gene encoding uncharacterized protein LOC135606176 isoform X3: MSAPAVEGSAAAAFRSVLSRVHQAAERSGRSPEQVRVVAVSKTKPASLLRQVYDAGHRCFGENYVQEIVEKAPQLPVDIEWHFIGNLQRNKVKSLLAGVPNLHMIESVDDVKIANHVDRVVASLGRKPLKVLVQVNTSGEESKFGVDPSGCVNLVRHVKLGCPNLIFSGLMTIGMLDYSSTPENFKTLSNCRAEVCKELEIPEEQCELSMGMSADFEQAIEMGSTNVRIGSTIFGVRESKKKDK; this comes from the exons ATGTCTGCTCCAGCCGTGGAAGGCTCGGCCGCCGCGGCCTTCCGCTCGGTGCTCTCCCGGGTCCATCAGGCAGCCGAGCGGTCCGGCAGGTCGCCGGAGCAGGTCAGAGTGGTGGCCGTCAGCAAGACGAAGCCCGCATCCCTCCTACGTCAGGTCTACGACGCCGGCCACCGCTGCTTCGGCGAGAATTACGTCCAGGAGATCGTCGAGAAAGCCCCTCAG CTTCCTGTGGACATTGAGTGGCATTTCATTGGAAACTTGCAAAGAAACAAAGTCAAATCCCTTCTTG CTGGTGTCCCAAATCTTCATATGATTGAGAGTGTAGATGATGTAAAG ATTGCTAATCATGTTGATCGTGTGGTTGCTAGCTTGGGAAGGAAGCCTCTGAAGGTGTTGGTGCAAGTGAATACTAGTGGAGAAGAAT CAAAATTTGGTGTTGATCCATCAGGCTGTGTCAATCTCGTGAGGCACGTGAAACTTGGGTGCCCAAATCTCATTTTCTCTGGTCTAATGACTATTGGCATGTTGGACTATTCGTCTACTCCAGAAAACTTTAAG ACACTATCAAATTGCagggctgaggtgtgtaaggagctcGAAATACCAGAGGAGCAGTGTGAGCTGTCCATGGGGATGTCTGCTGACTTCGAGCAAGCT ATTGAAATGGGCAGCACAAATGTTCGGATTGGGTCAACAATATTTGGAGTGAGAGAGTCCAAAAAGAAGGATAAATAA
- the LOC135606176 gene encoding uncharacterized protein LOC135606176 isoform X2, which produces MSAPAVEGSAAAAFRSVLSRVHQAAERSGRSPEQVRVVAVSKTKPASLLRQVYDAGHRCFGENYVQEIVEKAPQLPVDIEWHFIGNLQRNKVKSLLAGVPNLHMIESVDDVKDNFPERKIANHVDRVVASLGRKPLKVLVQVNTSGEESKFGVDPSGCVNLVRHVKLGCPNLIFSGLMTIGMLDYSSTPENFKTLSNCRAEVCKELEIPEEQCELSMGMSADFEQAIEMGSTNVRIGSTIFGVRESKKKDK; this is translated from the exons ATGTCTGCTCCAGCCGTGGAAGGCTCGGCCGCCGCGGCCTTCCGCTCGGTGCTCTCCCGGGTCCATCAGGCAGCCGAGCGGTCCGGCAGGTCGCCGGAGCAGGTCAGAGTGGTGGCCGTCAGCAAGACGAAGCCCGCATCCCTCCTACGTCAGGTCTACGACGCCGGCCACCGCTGCTTCGGCGAGAATTACGTCCAGGAGATCGTCGAGAAAGCCCCTCAG CTTCCTGTGGACATTGAGTGGCATTTCATTGGAAACTTGCAAAGAAACAAAGTCAAATCCCTTCTTG CTGGTGTCCCAAATCTTCATATGATTGAGAGTGTAGATGATGTAAAG GACAACTTTCCTGAGAGGAAG ATTGCTAATCATGTTGATCGTGTGGTTGCTAGCTTGGGAAGGAAGCCTCTGAAGGTGTTGGTGCAAGTGAATACTAGTGGAGAAGAAT CAAAATTTGGTGTTGATCCATCAGGCTGTGTCAATCTCGTGAGGCACGTGAAACTTGGGTGCCCAAATCTCATTTTCTCTGGTCTAATGACTATTGGCATGTTGGACTATTCGTCTACTCCAGAAAACTTTAAG ACACTATCAAATTGCagggctgaggtgtgtaaggagctcGAAATACCAGAGGAGCAGTGTGAGCTGTCCATGGGGATGTCTGCTGACTTCGAGCAAGCT ATTGAAATGGGCAGCACAAATGTTCGGATTGGGTCAACAATATTTGGAGTGAGAGAGTCCAAAAAGAAGGATAAATAA